Proteins encoded in a region of the Elaeis guineensis isolate ETL-2024a chromosome 7, EG11, whole genome shotgun sequence genome:
- the LOC105033184 gene encoding NAC domain-containing protein JA2 encodes MAVLTGWRFQPSEDELLDSFLRKKILGQPLSYHMIVEADVYGDDPKNLTAQYSMANRDREWYFFTSTTRKHPGASDSSQASRRAGAGRWKARQRIKTVLDSDHKVLGSKQCFCYRERCPSGGETKTTWLMEEYSIPDLRRKAGASGINGSNKLDEWVICKIYLTPKARKVHTTPKALEDQPVEKVAPEPAAKRRRMKEPQTMKFTLKN; translated from the exons ATGGCCGTGCTGACCGGCTGGCGGTTCCAACCGTCCGAGGACGAGCTCCTGGACTCCTTCCTCAGGAAGAAGATCCTCGGTCAACCGCTTTCCTATCACATGATCGTGGAGGCCGACGtctatggtgatgaccccaagaacCTCACCG CTCAATATAGCATGGCTAATAGGGACAGGGAGTGGTACTTTTTCACCTCCACCACGCGAAAGCATCCGGGTGCCAGCGACAGCAGCCAGGCGTCTCGCCGTGCGGGTGCGGGACGGTGGAAGGCCAGGCAACGCATCAAGACGGTGCTCGACTCCGACCACAAGGTCTTGGGATCGAAGCAGTGCTTCTGCTACAGGGAAAGGTGCCCTTCCGGTGGAGAGACAAAGACCACATGGCTCATGGAGGAATACTCCATCCCTGACCTTCGAAGAAAAGCCGGTGCATCTGGAATAAATGGCTCGAATAAG CTGGATGAGTGGGTCATATGTAAGATCTACCTGACACCAAAAGCTCGTAAAGTTCACACGACACCAAAAGCTCTTGAAGATCAACCGGTAGAAAAGGTTGCACCAGAGCCTGCagcaaaaagaagaaggatgAAAGAGCCACAAACGATGAAGTTCACTTTGAAAAATTAA